One segment of Engraulis encrasicolus isolate BLACKSEA-1 chromosome 7, IST_EnEncr_1.0, whole genome shotgun sequence DNA contains the following:
- the hif1al2 gene encoding hypoxia inducible factor 1 subunit alpha, like 2 isoform X1 produces the protein MMTGGHAEDAVTGHILTEHNEEDGVTGTENDLKKKSQSVALKRARSRVTARVRRQRERQLFKELTDLLPLPHRRTGPHLNKASIIRLTVGYLHVRALLDSTCLKKTETTTKSLDAERPSFGSIYPPAMTATAAGCVEEGLLDLGLGRFLLAIFFNGQVIFTTENVNKYIGINQMDLIGRSLFDIMHPYDQKEVKQVLTNLAGNAGPQKCRIFWRTRTSPNLRPMRVLHCSGVKSPLVSLATHCLLLLCRPLPVHAGEGIPSGLSQRSFLSIHSPDLTFTYCDSSVWELTGFQDDELFGQSVYKYYHASDYLKLVQAHFCLLSKGQMTTGKYRFLVKHGGYAWAETEASVVYDAHTRQPQKIICINYLLSDVEQADVVFSQEQLDDSLGPCGLCPETVPSPPPPPPPPPQLTDRAAGHNTQTQASALPLLCNTSGHNWGPGSSATLHRHICEKTSISYDMWDGDGDLDALAPYIAMDEEDAVLLPRVSYSRRERQQSSQARSLSGNILDAHHERGGKPQHASECVLCSADPMAIDRMCQTQPQPNHTSRTQTHRLAQSGHAPKQRTSGDPWLAWSALRAIVEQDYSTPQTHTPLYPQPDQTVKKTPMQSSWHTPIPRNRQAPVSHQHPYPTWQRDKGIWVGNQDSSFLPSSLQWTGQPHPGHTKGQLQNPGRPRSGDKGHGDSVGMFPASLPVLSHRECEVNAPLGPTCYLLKGAEITSVLDQAATRISVGL, from the exons ATGATGACTGGAGGCCATGCTGAGGATGCTGTGACAGGCCACATACTAACAGAGCACAATGAGGAAGATGGGGTGACGGGCACAGAGAATGACCTGAAGAAAAAGAG TCAGAGTGTGGCACTGAAGAGGGCACGGTCTCGTGTGACGGCACGGGTTcgacggcagagagagaggcagctctTCAAGGAGTTGACTGACCTGCTCCCCTTACCGCACCGTCGCACTGGGCCTCACCTGAACAAGGCCTCCATCATCAGGCTCACGGTGGGCTACCTCCACGTCAGAGCCCTGCTGGACTCAACTTGCCTAAAGAAAACAGAAACCACAACGAAGTCTTTGGATGCAGAGAGACCTTCATTTGGATCCATTTATCCCCCAGCCATGACAG CCACTGCAGCTGGTTGTGTTGAGGAAGGACTTCTAGACCTAGGCCTAGGGAGATTTCTTCTGGCCATTTTCTTTAATGGACAAGTAATTTTCACTACAGAGAACGTCAACAAGTACATAGGCATAAACCAG ATGGACTTGATTGGCCGTAGCCTGTTTGACATCATGCACCCATATGACCAGAAGGAAGTCAAACAAGTTCTCACAAATTTGGCAG GGAATGCTGGTCCTCAGAAGTGCAGAATTTTCTGGAGAACAAGGACCTCACCGAATCTGAGGCCCATGAGG gTGCTGCACTGCTCTGGAGTCAAGAGTCCTCTGGTCTCCCTGGCCACCCACTGCCTGCTGTTGCTATGCCGACCCCTGCCGGTCCACGCCGGTGAGGGCATTCCATCCGGCCTTAGCCAGCGAAGCTTCCTTAGCATCCACAGCCCCGATCTGACATTCACCTACTGTGACTCCAG CGTCTGGGAGTTGACTGGTTTCCAAGATGATGAACTGTTTGGACAGTCTGTCTACAAGTACTACCATGCATCAGACTACCTGAAACTCGTCCAAGCACATTTCTGCT TGCTGTCAAAGGGACAGATGACAACTGGGAAGTATCGCTTTCTCGTAAAGCACGGGGGGTACGCCTGGGCAGAAACAGAGGCATCTGTGGTGTATGACGCTCACACCAGACAGCCACAGAAAATCATCTGCATCAATTACCTCTTAAG tgaTGTGGAGCAGGCGGACGTGGTGTTCTCTCAGGAGCAGCTGGATGATTCCCTCGGGCCGTGTGGACTTTGCCCTGAGAcggttccctctcctcctcctcctcctcctcctcctccgcagctCACAGACAGAGCTGCTGgccacaacacacaaacccaaGCCAGCGCATTGCCTCTGCTCTGCA ACACCTCAGGCCACAACTGGGGCCCTGGAAGCTCTGCAACATTACACAGACATATCTGCGAGAAAACATCCATTTCATAT GACATGTGGGACGGAGATGGAGATCTGGATGCTCTGGCCCCTTACATTGCCATGGACGAGGAGGATGCTGTCCTGCTGCCCAGGGTGAGCTACTCGAGGAGGGAAAGGCAGCAGTCGAGTCAGGCCCGCAGCCTTTCTGGGAATATCCTGGACGCTCACCACGAGCGCGGAGGGAAACCGCAGCATGCgtcagaatgtgttttgtgttccGCTGACCCTATGGCGATAGACCGCATGTGCCAGACGCAACCTCAGCCCAACCACACCTCCCGGACACAGACGCACAGGCTCGCACAAAGTGGCCACGCTCCCAAACAAAG AACCAGTGGAGATCCGTGGCTTGCCTGGAGCGCTCTGAGGGCCATTGTTGAGCAGGACTACAGCACACCACAGACGCACACCCCACTTTACCCCCAGCCTGACCAGACAGTG AAGAAGACTCCAATGCAGTCCTCATGGCACACTCCCATTCCTAGGAACAGACAAGCACCAGTGTCACACCAGCATCCTTACCCCACTTGGCAAAGAGACAAAG GGATTTGGGTTGGCAATCAAGACTCGTCATTTTTGCCATCGTCACTTCAGTGGACGGGCCAACCACATCCTGGACACACCAAGGGTCAGCTGCAGAACCCTGGCAGGCCCAGGAGCGGTGACAAGGGACATGGGGACTCTGTGGGCATGTTTCCAGCGTCTCTGCCTGTACTGAGCCACAGGGAATGTGAAGTCAACGCTCCCCTCGGCCCTACCTGTTACCTGCTCAAAGGAGCAGAGATCACCTCTGTGTTGGACCAGGCTGCTACTAGGATCTCTGTGGGATTGTGA
- the LOC134452986 gene encoding prefoldin subunit 2-like has product MAASNGGDMPGSSKPTITGGKQLSGASAELVVAGFQRLRQEQRSLATKAAELEIEVNEHSLVIDALEEADPGRKCYRLIGGVLVERSVQDILPSLLCNREQLTKIVESLNTQMQAKGKELNNYRERYSIRIAGEEGATTHKTTASGDRAECVIGRRREQRQWKAYHG; this is encoded by the exons ATGGCTGCGAGCAACGGGGGTGATATGCCAGGGTCTTCCAAGCCCACCATCACTGGGGGAAAGCAGCTCTCCGGTGCCTCCGCTGAACTG GTAGTGGCTGGTTTTCAACGACTTCGCCAGGAGCAACGTAGCTTGGCTACAAAAGCAGCAGAACTGGAGATAGAAGTCAATGAACACAG TCTTGTTATTGATGCTCTTGAGGAGGCAGATCCAGGCCGCAAGTGCTACCGGTTGATTGGGGGTGTACTTGTGGAGAGAAGTGTACAGGAcatcctcccttcccttctttgCAATAGAGAACAG CTCACCAAAATAGTGGAATCTCTCAACACTCAGATGCAAGCGAAAGGGAAGGAGCTGAATAACTATCGTGAGCGCTACAGCATCCGGATAGCTGGAGAGGAAGGGGCCACAACACACAAGACAACAGCCAGTGGAGACAGAGCAG AATGCGTGATTGGACGCAGGCGTGAGCAACGTCAGTGGAAGGCATATCACGGCTAG
- the hif1al2 gene encoding hypoxia inducible factor 1 subunit alpha, like 2 isoform X2, whose translation MNLLRCSFATVGFFQRFQFHCLSTGQSSCSIYSQSVALKRARSRVTARVRRQRERQLFKELTDLLPLPHRRTGPHLNKASIIRLTVGYLHVRALLDSTCLKKTETTTKSLDAERPSFGSIYPPAMTATAAGCVEEGLLDLGLGRFLLAIFFNGQVIFTTENVNKYIGINQMDLIGRSLFDIMHPYDQKEVKQVLTNLAGNAGPQKCRIFWRTRTSPNLRPMRVLHCSGVKSPLVSLATHCLLLLCRPLPVHAGEGIPSGLSQRSFLSIHSPDLTFTYCDSSVWELTGFQDDELFGQSVYKYYHASDYLKLVQAHFCLLSKGQMTTGKYRFLVKHGGYAWAETEASVVYDAHTRQPQKIICINYLLSDVEQADVVFSQEQLDDSLGPCGLCPETVPSPPPPPPPPPQLTDRAAGHNTQTQASALPLLCNTSGHNWGPGSSATLHRHICEKTSISYDMWDGDGDLDALAPYIAMDEEDAVLLPRVSYSRRERQQSSQARSLSGNILDAHHERGGKPQHASECVLCSADPMAIDRMCQTQPQPNHTSRTQTHRLAQSGHAPKQRTSGDPWLAWSALRAIVEQDYSTPQTHTPLYPQPDQTVKKTPMQSSWHTPIPRNRQAPVSHQHPYPTWQRDKGIWVGNQDSSFLPSSLQWTGQPHPGHTKGQLQNPGRPRSGDKGHGDSVGMFPASLPVLSHRECEVNAPLGPTCYLLKGAEITSVLDQAATRISVGL comes from the exons ATGAACTTGTTGAGATGCTCTTTTGCTACAGTTGGTTTCTTTCAGCGATTCCAGTTTCACTGTCTGTCGACCGGTCAGTCATCTTGTTCAATATATAG TCAGAGTGTGGCACTGAAGAGGGCACGGTCTCGTGTGACGGCACGGGTTcgacggcagagagagaggcagctctTCAAGGAGTTGACTGACCTGCTCCCCTTACCGCACCGTCGCACTGGGCCTCACCTGAACAAGGCCTCCATCATCAGGCTCACGGTGGGCTACCTCCACGTCAGAGCCCTGCTGGACTCAACTTGCCTAAAGAAAACAGAAACCACAACGAAGTCTTTGGATGCAGAGAGACCTTCATTTGGATCCATTTATCCCCCAGCCATGACAG CCACTGCAGCTGGTTGTGTTGAGGAAGGACTTCTAGACCTAGGCCTAGGGAGATTTCTTCTGGCCATTTTCTTTAATGGACAAGTAATTTTCACTACAGAGAACGTCAACAAGTACATAGGCATAAACCAG ATGGACTTGATTGGCCGTAGCCTGTTTGACATCATGCACCCATATGACCAGAAGGAAGTCAAACAAGTTCTCACAAATTTGGCAG GGAATGCTGGTCCTCAGAAGTGCAGAATTTTCTGGAGAACAAGGACCTCACCGAATCTGAGGCCCATGAGG gTGCTGCACTGCTCTGGAGTCAAGAGTCCTCTGGTCTCCCTGGCCACCCACTGCCTGCTGTTGCTATGCCGACCCCTGCCGGTCCACGCCGGTGAGGGCATTCCATCCGGCCTTAGCCAGCGAAGCTTCCTTAGCATCCACAGCCCCGATCTGACATTCACCTACTGTGACTCCAG CGTCTGGGAGTTGACTGGTTTCCAAGATGATGAACTGTTTGGACAGTCTGTCTACAAGTACTACCATGCATCAGACTACCTGAAACTCGTCCAAGCACATTTCTGCT TGCTGTCAAAGGGACAGATGACAACTGGGAAGTATCGCTTTCTCGTAAAGCACGGGGGGTACGCCTGGGCAGAAACAGAGGCATCTGTGGTGTATGACGCTCACACCAGACAGCCACAGAAAATCATCTGCATCAATTACCTCTTAAG tgaTGTGGAGCAGGCGGACGTGGTGTTCTCTCAGGAGCAGCTGGATGATTCCCTCGGGCCGTGTGGACTTTGCCCTGAGAcggttccctctcctcctcctcctcctcctcctcctccgcagctCACAGACAGAGCTGCTGgccacaacacacaaacccaaGCCAGCGCATTGCCTCTGCTCTGCA ACACCTCAGGCCACAACTGGGGCCCTGGAAGCTCTGCAACATTACACAGACATATCTGCGAGAAAACATCCATTTCATAT GACATGTGGGACGGAGATGGAGATCTGGATGCTCTGGCCCCTTACATTGCCATGGACGAGGAGGATGCTGTCCTGCTGCCCAGGGTGAGCTACTCGAGGAGGGAAAGGCAGCAGTCGAGTCAGGCCCGCAGCCTTTCTGGGAATATCCTGGACGCTCACCACGAGCGCGGAGGGAAACCGCAGCATGCgtcagaatgtgttttgtgttccGCTGACCCTATGGCGATAGACCGCATGTGCCAGACGCAACCTCAGCCCAACCACACCTCCCGGACACAGACGCACAGGCTCGCACAAAGTGGCCACGCTCCCAAACAAAG AACCAGTGGAGATCCGTGGCTTGCCTGGAGCGCTCTGAGGGCCATTGTTGAGCAGGACTACAGCACACCACAGACGCACACCCCACTTTACCCCCAGCCTGACCAGACAGTG AAGAAGACTCCAATGCAGTCCTCATGGCACACTCCCATTCCTAGGAACAGACAAGCACCAGTGTCACACCAGCATCCTTACCCCACTTGGCAAAGAGACAAAG GGATTTGGGTTGGCAATCAAGACTCGTCATTTTTGCCATCGTCACTTCAGTGGACGGGCCAACCACATCCTGGACACACCAAGGGTCAGCTGCAGAACCCTGGCAGGCCCAGGAGCGGTGACAAGGGACATGGGGACTCTGTGGGCATGTTTCCAGCGTCTCTGCCTGTACTGAGCCACAGGGAATGTGAAGTCAACGCTCCCCTCGGCCCTACCTGTTACCTGCTCAAAGGAGCAGAGATCACCTCTGTGTTGGACCAGGCTGCTACTAGGATCTCTGTGGGATTGTGA
- the dpp3 gene encoding dipeptidyl peptidase 3, whose protein sequence is MVDSQYYLPNNIRISKLDCKEAYELLSPKEKLYAHYLSRAAWYGGLVVLVQTSPESPAIYALLQKLFRKQTPAELERVATEAGLSSEEYQALLVYAAGFYANMGNYKSFGDTKFIPNLPKEKLKTLVWQSAAFKESPGEMESLWNSCSKLLFSLDDRQKQLGLGDEGITTYFSGNCCLEDAKLAQKFLDSQNLSAYNTRLFKREPEGGKQAYEVRLASSVKTDCAADGEGQTRCGRYEFEGAVFTVHRGDYAPLMEKVIHNLEKAKAYASNENEVRMIEEYMKSFRFGSVDAHKEGSRFWIKDKGPIVESYIGFIESYRDPFGSRGEFEGFVAVVNKAMSARFAELVSKAEVLLPELPWPKAFEKDQFLRPDFTSLDVLTFAGSGIPAGINIPNYDDIRQTEGFKNVSLGNVLAVGSVGSREDLTFLEEDIKDLYLKLVGPAFEVQVGLHELLGHGSGKLFVQDSKGGFNFDKGSVCNPETGELVSSWYNEGETWDSKFSTIASSYEECRAECVGIYMCLNKEVLSIFGHEGEDAEDVLYINWLNMVRAGVLGLEFYSPETKTWKQAHMRGRYVIMRVLLEAGEGLVTLKETTGSDGRPDLLITLDRAKVKTVGKTAIHKFLCKLQVLKSVADVEGGRALYDGYSEVTSDGPHDFLRMRDTVLLRKVARKLFVQANTTVKGESVELVEYESSAAGLVQSNTDRFQEDAEELERHLLELSSNDKACWC, encoded by the exons ATGGTGGACTCTCAGTACTACCTTCCAAATAACATTCGCATCTCCAAGCTTGACTGCAAGGAGGCATATGAGCTGTTGTCCCCGAAGGAGAAACTCTATGCCCACTACCTCTCCCGGGCAGCATGGTACGGTGGTCTGGTGGTTCTGGTGCAGACCTCCCCCGAGTCGCCCGCTATCTATGCGCTCCTGCAAAAGCTCTTCCGCAAGCAGACCCCAGCAGAGCTGGAGAGGGTTGCCACTGAAGCTGGGCTGAGTTCCGAGGAGTACCAG GCTCTTCTGGTATATGCTGCAGGTTTCTATGCCAACATGGGTAACTACAAATCATTTGGAGATACCAAGTTCATCCCCAACTTACCAAAG GAGAAGCTGAAGACCCTGGTGTGGCAGAGTGCGGCCTTCAAGGAGAGCCCTGGGGAGATGGAGAGCCTGTGGAATAGCTGCTCCAAACTCCTCTTCTCCCTGGACGACAGGCAGAAGCAGCTGGGGCTGGGAGATGAG GGAATCACCACATACTTCTCAGGAAATTGCTGTTTAGAGGATGCAAAGTTGGCCCAGAAATTCCTGGACTCTCAG AATCTGAGTGCCTACAACACGCGACTGTTTAAGAGGGAGCCTGAGGGAGGGAAGCAGGCTTATGAGGTCAGACTGGCCTCCTCCGTCAAGACAG ACTGTGCTGCTGATGGCGAGGGGCAGACACGCTGTGGCCGGTACGAGTTCGAAGGTGCCGTCTTCACAGTCCACAGGGGCGACTACGCTCCCCTGATGGAGAAGGTCATCCACAACCTGGAGAAAGCCAAG GCCTATGCATCCAATGAGAACGAGGTGCGGATGATAGAGGAGTACATGAAGAGCTTCAGGTTCGGCTCGGTGGACGCACACAAAGAAGGCTCCCGCTTCTGGATCAAGGACAAGGGCCCCATTGTGGAGAG TTACATTGGCTTCATCGAGAGCTACAGAGATCCTTTTGGATCCAGGGGGGAGTTTGAag GCTTTGTAGCGGTGGTGAACAAGGCGATGAGTGCCCGCTTCGCAGAGCTGGTGAGCAAGGCGGAGGTGTTGTTGCCGGAGCTGCCGTGGCCTAAGGCCTTTGAGAAGGACCAGTTCCTCAGGCCTGACTTCACCTCTCTGGACGTCCTCACCTTCGCAGGCAGCGGCATCCCCGCCGGTATCAACATCCCCAACT ATGACGACATCAGGCAGACGGAGGGCTTTAAGAACGTCTCCCTGGGCAACGTGTTGGCAGTGGGCAGCGTCGGCAGCAGGGAGGACCTCACCTTCCTGGAGGAAGACATCAAG GACCTGTACCTGAAGCTGGTGGGGCCTGCGTTTGAGGTGCAGGTGGGCCTACACGAGCTGCTGGGTCATGGCAGTGGCAAGCTCTTCGTTCAG GATTCAAAAGGAGGCTTCAACTTCGACAAAGGCAGTGTCTGCAACCCAGAGACCGGAGAGCTA GTCTCCAGCTGGTACAACGAGGGTGAGACGTGGGACAGCAAGTTCTCCACCATCGCCTCCAGCTATGAGGAGTGCCGCGCAGAGTGTGTGGGCATCTACATGTGCCTCAACAAGGAGGTGCTCAG CATCTTTGGCCATGAGGGTGAGGATGCGGAGGACGTGCTGTACATCAACTGGCTGAACATGGTGCGCGCCGGCGTGCTGGGCCTGGAGTTCTACTCCCCAGAGACCAAGACCTGGAAACAG gcccatATGCGTGGTCGCTACGTGATCATGCGCGTGCTGCTGGAGGCGGGGGAGGGGCTGGTGACCCTGAAGGAGACGACGGGCAGCGACGGCCGGCCCGACCTGCTCATCACCCTCGACCGCGCCAAGGTCAAGACCGTCGGCAAGACCGCCATCCACAAGTTCCTCTGCAAACTGCAG GTGTTGAAGTCGGTGGCGGATGTGGAGGGTGGCAGAGCGCTATACGACGGCTACTCAGAGGTGACGTCGGATGGGCCACACGACTTCCTCCGCATGAGGGACACCGTGCTGCTCAGGAAGGTGGCCAGGAAGCTCTTCGTCCAGGCCAACACCACGGTCAAag GCGAGAGCGTGGAGCTGGTTGAGTATGAGAGCTCGGCGGCTGGGCTGGTCCAGTCCAACACTGATCGCTTCCAGGAGGACGCGGAGGAGCTGGAGCGCCATCTGCTGGAGCTGAGCTCTAACGACAAGGCCTGCTGGTGCTGA